In one Neobacillus sp. WH10 genomic region, the following are encoded:
- a CDS encoding diacylglycerol kinase encodes MKRARLIYNPTSGREVLKRNLPEILEKLEVAGYEASCHATTGAGDATKAARLAVERQYDIVIAAGGDGTIHEVVNGIAEQEYRPKLGIIPAGTTNDFARALHIPRDVGAAVDIITKGELIPVDIGRINDRYFINIAGGGRMTELTYEVPSKLKTMLGQLAYYLKGIEMLPSIKASDLKIEYDGKLFEGEAMMFLVGLTNSIGGFEKLAPDASINDGLFSLLILKKVNLAEFTRIATLAIRGEHVNDSNVIYTQANRIKVYSDEKVQLNLDGEFGGLLPAEFENLYRHLEVFVPFDNIRPNDRPTDWESGKRYS; translated from the coding sequence ATGAAAAGAGCAAGACTGATTTACAATCCTACATCAGGACGAGAAGTTCTGAAACGGAATCTCCCGGAAATCCTTGAAAAATTAGAGGTTGCCGGATATGAAGCATCTTGTCATGCTACGACGGGTGCGGGTGATGCCACGAAGGCAGCACGATTAGCCGTCGAGCGCCAGTATGATATTGTCATTGCGGCTGGCGGCGATGGAACGATTCATGAGGTCGTAAATGGCATAGCTGAGCAGGAGTACCGTCCAAAATTAGGAATTATTCCAGCCGGCACAACGAATGATTTTGCCCGAGCTCTTCATATTCCCAGAGATGTTGGGGCTGCTGTGGATATTATCACGAAGGGAGAATTAATCCCTGTAGATATTGGCCGTATTAATGATCGATATTTTATTAATATTGCAGGCGGCGGCAGAATGACCGAGCTTACATACGAAGTGCCCAGTAAGTTAAAAACGATGCTCGGACAGCTTGCCTACTATTTAAAAGGGATTGAAATGCTTCCTTCGATTAAAGCCTCGGATCTTAAGATTGAATATGACGGAAAGCTTTTTGAAGGAGAAGCGATGATGTTTTTGGTCGGGCTGACCAATTCGATTGGCGGATTTGAAAAGCTTGCACCTGATGCATCCATTAACGATGGATTGTTTTCCCTTTTAATTTTGAAAAAAGTAAATCTTGCCGAGTTTACCCGGATTGCAACGTTAGCGATTCGCGGTGAGCATGTGAATGACTCGAATGTCATTTACACACAGGCAAATCGAATTAAAGTTTATTCCGATGAAAAAGTGCAGCTAAATTTAGACGGAGAATTCGGCGGCTTGCTGCCTGCGGAGTTTGAAAATCTATACCGACATTTAGAAGTGTTTGTCCCCTTTGATAACATTCGCCCAAATGACCGGCCGACAGATTGGGAGTCGGGAAAAAGATATAGCTAA